The following nucleotide sequence is from Natronosalvus caseinilyticus.
GGACCGCGTCCGTCCGATCACCGGACGTCCCACCTCGCTGCTCGGAGACGACGAACTGGACCTCGACGATATTCGTCAACGGCCTCGCGTCACTCGGCAGGTTGACGGGCGAGACGGGATTCGAACCACGTCTGAGAACTTGCTCACTCCGCTCGCAGAACCTCAGTCTGATTCGAATCCGCTGTGCCGTTTCCACTGCTCGCTGACGCTCACAGGAAAACGGGCGAGACGGGATTCGAACCCGCGATCAGAAGGTTAGGAACCTCCTGCCCTCTCCGCTAGGCCACTCGCCCCGAGAAAAATATTAGTTGGCTTCCGTTTCGGTTTCCGTTTCCGTCTCGGTTTCCGTCTCCTCGTCTTCAGCCGTGACGGGCTCCGTGTCGACGAACTCCTCTTCCTCGTCGTCGTAGTTCCCCGTCTCGCGCATTTCCTCGAGTTCTTTCTCGACCTTTTCCTGACCCTTCTTGAACTCCCCCATGGCCTCTCCGGTCGACCGTGCCAGTTTGGGGATCTTGTTCGCCCCAAAGAGCAAAATGGCGATGAAGAGGATGATCAGGAGTTCCGGACCCCCGGGGACGCCGGGGATGACAAGCGGTGCGATTTCGGCTACCATCTCTGTCCGCAGATTACCCGCTGGCAATTATAACCTTTTTGGACCGGCAAGTGAAGCCACAGAAAGCCACAAAAGGACTCGAGAGGCGCTATACGGCCAGTTCAGTGGGCCCAAATGGGACATCTCCACCGTTGGCTTGCCCGTAGTTGGTATGACCGGTTAATTCCGTCACCTCGGCACCAGCGACGACCGTCGGCCCGGCCGAACGATTCTCACCATCGAGACCACCCCTGCGGGAGCGGCGTGACGCACCGACGTTCGGGACGTCCGCGAGTCAACGACGACCACGAGTCGCCCGTACACGCTGCCAGCGGAGGGCTTTTTTGCCTCCCCGACGACGGCTAGGCTATGACCGATAGCGAACACGTCGAGAGTCCCTCCAATGGCCGCGTCTACGATCCGGACGACGACCACCACTTTCCCGACGAAAAACTGAACGCAGTACTCGAGTTCGTCGAGGCCGACGAGGAAATCCAGACCTACCTCGAGGCCCAGAACGTCAACGCGGTCGACCGCAAACGGTACAACGACCACGGGTCGAAACACATCGAGATCGTTCGAAACCGGGCACTTTGTCTCTACGACCTGCTGAAAGCGGGCGACGTCGACTTCAACGGGGCCAGACAACAGGGCCTCGAGGAGGCCGACGAAGCCGTGATCATCGCGCTGGCGGCCACGCTCCACGACGTCGGTCACGTCGTCCACCGAGCCGACCACGTCTACTACTCGATCCCGCTAGCCGCCGACATTCTCGACCGGATCTTGCCGGAGTTCTACGACGTCGCCGAGCGCGTCCGCGTGAAGGGCGAGGTCCTGCACGCGATTCTCTGTCACCACACGGCCGAAAAGCCCCTGACGACCGAGGCTGGCGTCATCCGGGTTTCTGACGCCCTCGACATGGAACGGGGCCGCTCGCGGATTCCGTACGAACAGGGTGGCCGCGGGATCAACACGCTCTCGAGCCAGGCGATCAGCCGCGTGTCGCTTCACGAGGGCGAATCCAGCCCCGTGATGGTCGAGATCGCGATGACCAACGCCGCCGGCGTCTACCAGGTCGACAACCTGCTAAAGGCCAAGCTCAAGGGCTCGGGCCTCGAGGACGAGATCCGGATCGTCGCCGTGAACACGAACGAGAACCGCGAACAGCTGGTCGAACGCATCGAACTCTGACCGCCAGACTGCCACGAACGAGGGGGGCAGCAACAGACTGATCATCCGGGGTGTCGTTTTCAGGGATCGCTCGCGACCTCGAGTGTTTTCGCCGCCGACAGTCCTCCGTCGGCCGACGATGCTCGATTTCCTGTACGTCGCCGGCGCTGGTCCTGTTTCTGCCGGGCGTAGTGGATCACCTCCACGCCCGATATCGACGGTCGTCGAGGCGGCACGACGGGACGCAGCTGCTCCAAAACGAGCGGGATCAGCAGACGCGATATCGACCGTCGAGGCGTTCGACGTGGCCGCGCTCCCTGAGCGTTCCGAGGATCGAGAGCGCGGCGCCTTTCTCAACGTCGAGTTCCGTACAGAGGTCATCGACGGACGTTCCCTCCCAGACGGCGAGCGAGAGGTAGATGAGTTTCGCCTGCGCCGATTCGATATCCGGTGGGACCGCCACCGGGGACTGCTGTCGAACGTCGGTTTGCATACTACAGGCTCGAGTGTTCGACGATATTAAAACCTCGTATCGACAATTGACGAAACTCGTCGGACCAGACTCAGAGCCCTTTTTGGTACCGCCGACCCGGTGTCCGGTATGACAGTCAAGCTTATCGCGCTGGGGCTGCTGACGGGATTCCTGACCGGAGCGTTCTTCGCGCTGGTCGACGTGCCGATTCCGGCCCCGCCCGAGCTCCCCGGACTACTGGGCATCGTGGGCATCTACCTCGGCTACAAGTTCGTAGAGACGGCCGGACTCGGCGCGACCGTGATCGAAACACTCGGATTGTAGGCGTGCATGGCACAGATCGAGTCCGTGATCGAGACGACGCGTAGGCTGTGGGTTCGATTGCTGTTGGCACCTCGTCACCGACCGCGAGCGGAGCGGACGCAGTTCTAGCGAGTGATTGACGTCCGGCCCGCTACGGCGCCGCCTCGAGTCCCGACGCGATTTCGGCCGCGCGGGCACGAAGCCGTTCGGCGTCGATACCGACCGCCTCCCCGTCTCGCAACCGGACCTCGCCGTCGACCATCGTGAACGTTACGTCGTCGCCATGGGCGGCGAACACGAGGTGCGAGAGCACGTCGTGGATCGGTGTAGCCCGCGTCAGGTCCGTTCGCAGGCCGATTACGTCCGCTTTCCACCCCTCGCGGAGTTTGCCGACGCGGTCGAATCCCGCAGCCCTCGCGCCGTTGACCGTCGCCATCTCGAAGACCGTCTCCGCGGGGAGTGCTCGGGGCTCGAGGGCCTCGACCTTCTGGAGCAGGGACGCCTGCCGCATCTCGGTGAACGGATCGAGCGTGTTGTTACACGGCGGCCCGTCGTTGCCCAGCGCGACGTTGATCCCGCGCTCGAGATAGTCGACGATGGGCGCGACGCCGCTCGCCAGCTTCATGTTCGACGACGGGCAGTAGGTGACGTTGGTTCCCGTCTCGGCCAGCACTTCGCGTTCGGAGTCGTCGGTCCAGACACAGTGGGCGAGAACAACGTCCTCGCCGGTGAGACCGACTTCGTCCAGCCAGTGGACGTTTCGCAACCCGGTCCGCTCCTCGACCGCGGCGATTTCGCCACGGTTCTCGCTCGCGTGGGTGTGGATGCGAACGCCGTCGTAGCTGTCGGCCAGCCGTCTCGCCCCTCGCAGACACTCCTCGGTGCAGCTCACGGCGAATCGGGGGGTGACCGCGTACTGGATTCGGCCACCGTCGACCCCGTGGTAGCGCCGGATGAGGCGTTCGCTCTCGGCTAACGCCTCGTCGGTGTCCTCGAGTAGGCCGGACGGGGACTCGGTGTCCATCATGACTTTGCCGAGGCGCGCCCGGATGCCCATGTCGCGTGCGGCCTCGAAAGCCTCCTCCGCGTGACGAACTGAGAGGTGGTCGATGCAGGTCGTCGTCCCGCTCTCGAGCAACTCGAGGTAACCGAGTTCGGCGGCGACGCGCATCGCCTCCGGGTCCAGTTCGGCTTCCATGGGGAGCACGTACTCGAAGAGCCACTCCAGCAGTTCCGTGTCGTCCGCGATGCCGCGGCCGAGGCTCTGGACGGAGTGGACGTGCGCACCGACGGTCCCCGGAGCCACGATGTCACAGGTGTGACGCTCGTGGTCAGGGTACAGTTCGAGACACTCGGTTCGAGGGCCGACGGCGACGATTCGATCGCCCTCGACGACGACGGCTCCGTCCTGGATGACCGTCTCGGCGTCGACGACGACCGTTCCGGCGATCAACATACCGACACCGGGTAGCGTCGCCGCCGCCTTAGCTATGGCGTTCTCTCTCGAGGAGCGACGATAGCGCCTGGGGTGGGCGAAAGTGATGGCGGCGAGGAGTACGCGAATTGCGACGAAAGGTCACCCGTCTCGAGGGACTCTCGAATTATTCGACCCGAAAACATTGGCACAGTCGGAAAAGCCCGACTGCTCGAGGGATTTCCGCGCCCCGAGTATCGTTGAATTCCTCGAATAGTGATAGGATTTAGCGACTGGGCTGAATACAGAGCGCGAATGTCGCACGAAATCTAGCTCAATATACGATGGTCGTGATCACTCAGTAGAGGTGAACGACTTACCACGTTTCGATTGGCAGAAGGGGCCCGTAGAAACGGTTATTGGGTGGCCATCGCATTACTCCTTTCAATCACCGACGCTGGGAAGCCTTGCGGTTGATAACCAGAACGCTTCAAACGCTCGAATGGTCTCTTCCAATTCGTCGGGCCCTGCCGGTTTTGAAATACAGGCGTTCGCATTCGATGCATACACTTCGCGGACTTCTTGTTCGGACAGCGTCCCGGTTATCACAATAATGGGGATATGGATGTGAGCCGGGTTATTGTTCAGTTGGTCTAATACTTTTTTACCATCCATACCCGGAAGATGCCAGTCGAGAGCGATGAGATCCGTTCGTGGAACGTCAGCGTATTCACCGCGCTGGTTCACAAAGTCAAGCGCATCCGACCCAGTTGAGACAATGTGGAGCAAGTCCCCGAAACCCAAGTCGCTACACACCTCCTCTACGAGGCGAGCATCCCCCAGATTATCCTCTACAAGCAGAATAGTCCGGGATTGAGCCACATCCTCTTGTGATCGGGCCATTAAACTATGTCCGGATAGGGCGGACATAAATATTTGTATCGAGAGACCGTATCCCACGGTTCTCGTACCGCTCTTCTCGCTTCACAACCACCTCTATTCCATCTCGTTATTAAACATATCAATAAGTTTGTATCTGATAGAGTGGTTGGGTTTCTTCCTGAGATGGTGAAATAAATAAACGGGCCGTGCTGCATCCATCCTCTGTATCTTGCACGCCGCTTTTGGCAGCGGTTCGGTAGTTAGTCGAACCGCTGCAAGATACAGGGCGCGAATAATGCACGTTCAGTACCCGGTTCCCATCAACGGCTGAGGGTTTCAACAGAGCCAGAAAAGTGAAATCAGTCGATCCACGGCGCCGAAGACGGCTCCAGGTCCTCAGCATCCTCCGGCACTGAACGGCCGTGAAGCTCGAGCGCCTCGGCCAAGTTCTCGAGGGCCTTTGCTTTCGTCTCGCCCTGGCTGGCGATCCCGGTCGTCTCGTCAGTCGCAACGTACCAATCGCCCTTGTGGGTGAGCGTGGCCATCTCGTCGGCTGACTTCCGTCGTGATCGCGTCCCTATACCTGTGATGACTGTGGTCAACGGAAAGCTTCTGCGACGTGGGGGAGCCCGACTTCGAGCGCGTGGGGGCAGCTGGGTCGGTTCGCGGCGTTACTCGATCTGGCGGACGGCATCCTCGAGAGTGAGGCCGTGGCTGGCGGCCAGCTCGTCCGCGAGCGCCCAGGCCTGATCGGCCCGCCCGGGCTCGGCGTCCACATGATCGTGGGCGTACTCGACGAGGGTCTCGACGACCAGCAGGTCGTCCTGGGGGTGGCGCATCAGCTGGGCTGGCCGCCCGATCCGATAAAAATAGTCGGATGAATATCTACCACCGTAGGGCGAACCTCTCGGGCGGGCCGACAAGTGGACGCTCGCGAGACTTCCCAGATAGCAGTTATTGGATAAGGAACATGAACGACGGTGTCGGTGTCGGGGGCGCCGGTGGTAGTGCGATGAGGTCACGGCTCGAGATAACGGAGCAACTCTCGACTCGCATACTTCGCGATTGGTCGCTGAAATAATCACCCCGATCGACTGACGTCGATTCCATACCCTCCGCTTTTCTTGATTCCTAAGTGCCTTTAGCCAAAATATTTCGGCGACTCCCTTTTCGTGGTAACGGCGGAAAAAAAGACTCGATGGACCGACTCTTCACGGCATTGTCCGCTGCTCCACGTCGCCGAGTCCTGGCCGAATTGCACAACCAGCCAGCGGGTGGCGTCCAGGTCCCCGAGGCCATTCTCAATGACGGGGAGGGACGGAGAGATCTCGAAATCGCGTTGCACCACAAGCACCTCCCCCTCCTGGATGATTACGGCTTCATCGACTGGGACCCAGAGACGAGCAGAGTAACAAAGGGGCGAAGATTTGACGACCTCCAACCGGTTCATGAATCCCCTCGACGACCAGGCCGATGAGGTCGTCATTCCTTGCCCTAAAGAGGCCCAGTCGTAGGCGCACACCTAGGGGTCACGGGCTCCGTAAGGTGTCTTGAACGACGAATCACCGGGTCAGGGTGTGACGTCGATGGCCTCGAGAAACTCGTCCAGCGTATCGGCCAGATCGACCGGGGTCGGACCCTCGACCACGTAATTCACGACGACAGTGTCGTCTTCGGTGAGGTCACGGGTTCTGTTGATGCTCGAAACCCCTTTCCAGATCCCGGTTATGGTGACCTTGCCGTACTTGTCGTGGGTATAAACCCCACCTCGCTCAATCATTACCTCGTCTTCTCTAAGTCTTCGAACCCCACTCATATACTGCCATTCAACGCCACAGACAATTGATTATTTCGGCCACGGTCAAAAAGGGAGACCATCGGCCAGAACAGGCGAGGCGCCGTCGAAGTGGCGCGCCGGTGCGCCAAAAAGAGTGACTGAGCCGACCTCGTGGGCTCGTCGGCTCCAGTTAGGGCGGTACTGATCACTCAGGTTCATCAGCCGAGACGCTCTCATCGTTCTCGGTCTTCGAATGTGCTAATTTTTTGAACGTCGCATCTTCACATGAACAGCCGTTCCTCCCGATTGGGAGGACCGTTCCATCGGGTTCCTCTCGTGCGGCGTACATTGAGCCGCACGTCGTACAGAGCGCTATCGTCCGAGTATCTTCCTTACCAGTGTTACTCATATTGTTACACTTCCAGGCCGTAGTAGAGACCGTTTCGTGTGATAGGATAAAGTGTGAACCCGGCAATTTCAGGGCTTCATTACAGACGAATAGTGAGTGGGTGATTCACCATTTTCTGTGTGGAACAAAGAGTCGGCGTGATGAACTCATGCTCTGTATGCAGCAGCCCCGAACTGACAGTGTCACGATAGTCTGTTAGGCTGATGCTGCATACACAGCGCAAATAGCTCGTGGAGATACCTTCACCGGTTGGAAACACTAAATGGGCAGTGATGCTATCGTCGAACAAAAGGGGCAGATGCACCCGTCTGTGGATTTACGCAGACGGGTGCTGAGTTGACTTCTGATCGATAAACTTGAGCTCAGTCGTTTCAGGGCGGCCCTTCACGCCTGCCTCTGCCAATCGCTCACGCATCTCCTCGGAGGCAAAGAACGCACGGGGGTCTTTGTCGTCTTCCCATTCGAAGAGGACGACGACTTCATTTGGATCGTCCACATCCTGATAGACTTGATATCCCTGTTGTCCATGGTCAGTCCGGAAGGACTCGAACCGGTCGAACGCCGATTTCCACGCATCAAAGTCCTCCACAGAGGCTTTTCCAAGCAGGTACGTCATTTTCTACACCAACTATAATGGAGGATTCGCAGGCGCATAAAGATAGCACGAACTACGGTAGAACAGGCTCCCCCGAGTTGGATTCATCCTCTCTATGCAGCAGGCAACTCTTGTAATCTACTAAGGAGTACAACAAAACGTACTAGTCGCGTTTCCGATGGTTCATAATCGGGTTCTACGTCCGGAAGAGTAGGTTTGGTCTCTGTTTCGAGGGCCGATTATGAAGATCGTCTAGGAAAGGTTGCACGATGAGGATCTCCCTCGAGAGCAGAGTTTGTATCCCAATCGTCGAGTAGGAGGCTTCTCGAGGCAATTAGGGAGCATTCACGTATATTCCGGTGATTGCCGGGGCTGATGGGCGAGCGAGGTTTATTTGGTGATCGGTACTCGCTGAGCAGATGCAAAACTCGAGGCGTCAAACGTGCATAACTGGTTCGAGACGCGCTCTATGGTGTGTTTCCCTTCTCGAGAGAGGTCTCAACCTGTTCGGAAATTCGAGCGTCGTCTAGTACCCAAAACCGATAGCAGGGAACCGATTATGAACTTTTGAATTGGAGGCTGGACGGCCACACGCTCGACTCGAGTGGCTGAGTGAGATCCCTCCGTAGAAGGCTCTAAACCGCCGAATCCAATTTCGCGAAATCGGTTCGAGGCTAT
It contains:
- the tatA gene encoding twin-arginine translocase TatA/TatE family subunit, which translates into the protein MVAEIAPLVIPGVPGGPELLIILFIAILLFGANKIPKLARSTGEAMGEFKKGQEKVEKELEEMRETGNYDDEEEEFVDTEPVTAEDEETETETETETETEAN
- a CDS encoding HD domain-containing protein, yielding MTDSEHVESPSNGRVYDPDDDHHFPDEKLNAVLEFVEADEEIQTYLEAQNVNAVDRKRYNDHGSKHIEIVRNRALCLYDLLKAGDVDFNGARQQGLEEADEAVIIALAATLHDVGHVVHRADHVYYSIPLAADILDRILPEFYDVAERVRVKGEVLHAILCHHTAEKPLTTEAGVIRVSDALDMERGRSRIPYEQGGRGINTLSSQAISRVSLHEGESSPVMVEIAMTNAAGVYQVDNLLKAKLKGSGLEDEIRIVAVNTNENREQLVERIEL
- a CDS encoding MarR family transcriptional regulator, with product MQTDVRQQSPVAVPPDIESAQAKLIYLSLAVWEGTSVDDLCTELDVEKGAALSILGTLRERGHVERLDGRYRVC
- a CDS encoding XapX domain-containing protein, producing MTVKLIALGLLTGFLTGAFFALVDVPIPAPPELPGLLGIVGIYLGYKFVETAGLGATVIETLGL
- a CDS encoding 5'-deoxyadenosine deaminase; protein product: MLIAGTVVVDAETVIQDGAVVVEGDRIVAVGPRTECLELYPDHERHTCDIVAPGTVGAHVHSVQSLGRGIADDTELLEWLFEYVLPMEAELDPEAMRVAAELGYLELLESGTTTCIDHLSVRHAEEAFEAARDMGIRARLGKVMMDTESPSGLLEDTDEALAESERLIRRYHGVDGGRIQYAVTPRFAVSCTEECLRGARRLADSYDGVRIHTHASENRGEIAAVEERTGLRNVHWLDEVGLTGEDVVLAHCVWTDDSEREVLAETGTNVTYCPSSNMKLASGVAPIVDYLERGINVALGNDGPPCNNTLDPFTEMRQASLLQKVEALEPRALPAETVFEMATVNGARAAGFDRVGKLREGWKADVIGLRTDLTRATPIHDVLSHLVFAAHGDDVTFTMVDGEVRLRDGEAVGIDAERLRARAAEIASGLEAAP
- a CDS encoding response regulator; the protein is MARSQEDVAQSRTILLVEDNLGDARLVEEVCSDLGFGDLLHIVSTGSDALDFVNQRGEYADVPRTDLIALDWHLPGMDGKKVLDQLNNNPAHIHIPIIVITGTLSEQEVREVYASNANACISKPAGPDELEETIRAFEAFWLSTARLPSVGD
- a CDS encoding type II toxin-antitoxin system HicB family antitoxin, with protein sequence MATLTHKGDWYVATDETTGIASQGETKAKALENLAEALELHGRSVPEDAEDLEPSSAPWID
- a CDS encoding DUF7344 domain-containing protein; this translates as MDRLFTALSAAPRRRVLAELHNQPAGGVQVPEAILNDGEGRRDLEIALHHKHLPLLDDYGFIDWDPETSRVTKGRRFDDLQPVHESPRRPGR
- a CDS encoding putative quinol monooxygenase, which encodes MTYLLGKASVEDFDAWKSAFDRFESFRTDHGQQGYQVYQDVDDPNEVVVLFEWEDDKDPRAFFASEEMRERLAEAGVKGRPETTELKFIDQKSTQHPSA